The Criblamydia sequanensis CRIB-18 sequence GAGCGCATGCCTCATGAGTTTCCTATTATTTTAGGTTGGGATGCGGCCGGAGTCGTCACACAAACAGGCTATGGGGTTCATCACTTTAAAAAGGGCGACGAAGTTTATGCTTATTGCCGCGAGCCCGTTATTAAAAAAGGCACTTTTGCAGAATATGTTTCAGTAAATGAAAATTTTTTAGCGTTAAAGCCTAAAAATATTAGCTTTGCTGAAGCGGCATCCATTCCTTTAGCCGGACTCACTGCTTGGCAATCTCTTTTTGATTATGCGAAATTACAAAAAGGGCAAACCGTCTTAATTCATGCTGGTGCCGGCGGGGTTGGCAGTTTTGCTATTCAACTTGCTAAAATCAAAGGAGCCATCGTCTATACCACAGCGAGCGTTAACAACCACCCTTACGTCAAAAAGCTTGGAGCCGATTTTGCCCTTGACTATCATCAAGAAGATTTTGTTCGAGCCTTCAAAATGAAATTACCGGATGGTTTTGATGTCGTTTTTGATTGCGTTGGCGGAGAGACTTTTAGAAAGAGCTTTGCTC is a genomic window containing:
- a CDS encoding NADP-dependent oxidoreductase, whose amino-acid sequence is MKAVVVEKFGESVQVKDQPLPEPKDHEVQIHIAYSGVNPVDWKIQEGYFKERMPHEFPIILGWDAAGVVTQTGYGVHHFKKGDEVYAYCREPVIKKGTFAEYVSVNENFLALKPKNISFAEAASIPLAGLTAWQSLFDYAKLQKGQTVLIHAGAGGVGSFAIQLAKIKGAIVYTTASVNNHPYVKKLGADFALDYHQEDFVRAFKMKLPDGFDVVFDCVGGETFRKSFALVKKGGCLVSICNFNAESLGQQYGVRSGHVFVSPNGRQLREISALIESGQLKPPHIEEFTLAHAKQALEKIRTGHTQGKIVLKVT